In one window of Halococcus salifodinae DSM 8989 DNA:
- the trpB gene encoding tryptophan synthase subunit beta, translating into MSNDDADHAGEFEGFGGRHVPEVMVEPLDELAGAFDSIATTDEFQTEFRSILENFAGRPTPLFHAERLSERYGAEIYLKREDLLHGGAHKINNAIGQALLAEKAGKSRLIAETGAGQHGTATAMVGALFDMDTEIYMGTKDIERQRMNVFRMRLMGAEVNEVTRGGAGLADAVDAALEDFAQNVDDTHYLVGSVVGPDPFPRMVREFHSTIGDEAREQFRERTGDLPDAAVACVGGGSNAMGLFDAFRDDPVAFYGAEGGGEGGDSKRHAAPLSAGTDDVLHGMETRVLDDDTEVHSISAGLDYPGVGPEHAMFQAVGRCEYRAVPDDDALAAFRELSETEGIIPALETAHALALTKEIADEHDTILVNLSGRGDKDMATAAEQFDLG; encoded by the coding sequence ATGAGCAACGACGACGCGGACCACGCGGGCGAGTTCGAGGGGTTCGGCGGGCGACACGTGCCCGAGGTCATGGTGGAGCCACTCGACGAGCTCGCCGGGGCGTTCGACTCGATCGCCACCACCGACGAGTTCCAGACGGAGTTCCGATCGATCCTCGAAAACTTCGCAGGACGACCCACGCCACTCTTTCACGCCGAGCGCCTCTCGGAGCGCTATGGGGCCGAGATCTACCTCAAGCGCGAGGACCTCCTCCACGGCGGTGCGCACAAGATCAACAACGCGATCGGCCAGGCGCTGCTCGCGGAGAAGGCGGGCAAGTCTCGACTGATCGCCGAGACTGGCGCGGGCCAGCACGGCACCGCGACCGCGATGGTGGGCGCGCTGTTCGACATGGACACCGAGATCTACATGGGGACGAAGGACATCGAGCGCCAGCGGATGAACGTCTTCAGGATGCGGCTGATGGGCGCTGAAGTCAACGAAGTGACGCGCGGCGGGGCGGGCCTCGCGGACGCAGTCGACGCCGCCCTCGAAGATTTCGCGCAGAACGTCGACGACACCCACTATCTGGTGGGATCGGTCGTAGGGCCGGACCCGTTCCCGCGGATGGTCCGAGAGTTCCACTCGACCATCGGCGACGAGGCCCGCGAGCAGTTCCGGGAGCGAACCGGCGACCTCCCCGACGCGGCGGTGGCGTGTGTCGGCGGCGGATCGAACGCGATGGGACTGTTCGACGCCTTCCGCGACGATCCCGTGGCCTTCTACGGCGCGGAGGGCGGCGGCGAGGGCGGCGACTCGAAGCGCCACGCCGCGCCGCTCTCAGCGGGCACCGACGACGTGCTCCACGGGATGGAAACACGGGTACTCGACGACGACACCGAGGTTCACTCGATCTCGGCGGGCCTCGACTACCCCGGTGTCGGCCCCGAGCACGCGATGTTCCAGGCCGTCGGCCGGTGTGAGTACCGCGCGGTTCCCGACGACGACGCGCTCGCGGCGTTCCGGGAGCTCAGCGAGACCGAGGGGATCATCCCGGCGCTCGAAACCGCCCACGCGCTCGCGCTCACGAAGGAGATCGCCGACGAGCACGACACGATCCTCGTGAA